One Cottoperca gobio chromosome 23, fCotGob3.1, whole genome shotgun sequence genomic region harbors:
- the ankrd16 gene encoding ankyrin repeat domain-containing protein 16 isoform X4 produces the protein MDEHTLKVLVKLTQEGQLSSLEKRITLGGSASAQTVSSKHFGRSGDTLLHYAARKGHLDIVEYLVKRVGVDVEVYNNDYKRPLHEAASMGHQACVSYLLREGAKVDSLKKADWTPLMMACTRRNLGVIQELLCRGADPALRNKDGWNSFHIACREGDPLVVQHLLLTAPDVWRTESNTRRTPLHTAAMHGCEEVVRILLERCVYTPDCTDSCGVTPFMDAVRNGHISVARLLLEKHQLASPTAADAVGAQAVHQVAVTGQEEALWFLVRDLNVDVNQKATDIQLTALHYAAKEGHTSTIHTLLELGADLHVRDRKLGGDA, from the exons ATGGACGAACACACTTTAAAAGTGCTGGTGAAGCTCACTCAGGAGGGGCAGCTAAGCTCTCTGGAGAAACGTATAACTTTAGGGGGCTCGGCGTCGGCTCAGACTGTCAGCAGCAAACACTTTGGCCGGTCCGGGGACACTCTGCTGCACTACGCTGCCAGGAAGGGACACCTGGACATTGTGGAGTATCTAGTAAAGCGGGTAGGCGTGGATGTGGAGGTGTACAACAACGACTACAAGAGGCCGCTGCACGAGGCTGCTTCCATGGGCCACCAGGCTTGTGTCAGCTACCTGCTCCGGGAAGGAGCCAAGGTGGACAGTCTGAAGAAAGCTGACTG GACTCCCTTGATGATGGCCTGCACCCGGAGAAACCTCGGCGTGATCCAGGAGCTGCTGTGCCGTGGCGCCGACCCAGCCCTGAGAAACAAGGACGGCTGGAACTCCTTCCACATCGCCTGCAGGGAGGGCGACCCTCTGGTCGTACAGCACCTGCTTCTCACCGCGCCGGACGTCTGGAGGACGGAGAGCAACACGCGCAGAACTCCACTGcacactgcag CGATGCACGGCTGTGAGGAGGTTGTGAGGATCTTGCTGGAGAG ATGTGTCTACACCCCAGACTGCACGGACAGCTGTGGAGTCACTCCTTTCATGGACGCCGTCAGGAACGGACACATTTCTGTGGCCAGGCTGCTTCTAGAGAAGCACCAG CTGGCGTCTCCAACGGCCGCTGACGCAGTCGGGGCTCAGGCTGTGCACCAGGTGGCTGTCACCGGCCAGGAGGAGGCGCTGTGGTTCCTGGTGAGGGATCTAAACGTAGACGTGAATCAGAAGGCGACTGACATCCAGCTCACGGCCCTGCATTACGCTGCAAAG GAGGGCCACACGTCCACTATACATACACTGCTGGAGCTGGGGGCAGATCTTCATGTACGGGACAGAAAG CTTGGAGGTGATGCATAG
- the ankrd16 gene encoding ankyrin repeat domain-containing protein 16 isoform X2, giving the protein MDEHTLKVLVKLTQEGQLSSLEKRITLGGSASAQTVSSKHFGRSGDTLLHYAARKGHLDIVEYLVKRVGVDVEVYNNDYKRPLHEAASMGHQACVSYLLREGAKVDSLKKADWTPLMMACTRRNLGVIQELLCRGADPALRNKDGWNSFHIACREGDPLVVQHLLLTAPDVWRTESNTRRTPLHTAAMHGCEEVVRILLERCVYTPDCTDSCGVTPFMDAVRNGHISVARLLLEKHQASPTAADAVGAQAVHQVAVTGQEEALWFLVRDLNVDVNQKATDIQLTALHYAAKEGHTSTIHTLLELGADLHVRDRKGRTALHMACIGQHADAVRTLLQLGLKDSDDSSGTAARQHARKPAVVQVFECGSAEPS; this is encoded by the exons ATGGACGAACACACTTTAAAAGTGCTGGTGAAGCTCACTCAGGAGGGGCAGCTAAGCTCTCTGGAGAAACGTATAACTTTAGGGGGCTCGGCGTCGGCTCAGACTGTCAGCAGCAAACACTTTGGCCGGTCCGGGGACACTCTGCTGCACTACGCTGCCAGGAAGGGACACCTGGACATTGTGGAGTATCTAGTAAAGCGGGTAGGCGTGGATGTGGAGGTGTACAACAACGACTACAAGAGGCCGCTGCACGAGGCTGCTTCCATGGGCCACCAGGCTTGTGTCAGCTACCTGCTCCGGGAAGGAGCCAAGGTGGACAGTCTGAAGAAAGCTGACTG GACTCCCTTGATGATGGCCTGCACCCGGAGAAACCTCGGCGTGATCCAGGAGCTGCTGTGCCGTGGCGCCGACCCAGCCCTGAGAAACAAGGACGGCTGGAACTCCTTCCACATCGCCTGCAGGGAGGGCGACCCTCTGGTCGTACAGCACCTGCTTCTCACCGCGCCGGACGTCTGGAGGACGGAGAGCAACACGCGCAGAACTCCACTGcacactgcag CGATGCACGGCTGTGAGGAGGTTGTGAGGATCTTGCTGGAGAG ATGTGTCTACACCCCAGACTGCACGGACAGCTGTGGAGTCACTCCTTTCATGGACGCCGTCAGGAACGGACACATTTCTGTGGCCAGGCTGCTTCTAGAGAAGCACCAG GCGTCTCCAACGGCCGCTGACGCAGTCGGGGCTCAGGCTGTGCACCAGGTGGCTGTCACCGGCCAGGAGGAGGCGCTGTGGTTCCTGGTGAGGGATCTAAACGTAGACGTGAATCAGAAGGCGACTGACATCCAGCTCACGGCCCTGCATTACGCTGCAAAG GAGGGCCACACGTCCACTATACATACACTGCTGGAGCTGGGGGCAGATCTTCATGTACGGGACAGAAAGGGAAGAactg CTCTCCATATGGCCTGCATCGGGCAGCATGCAGACGCCGTCAGGACACTCCTGCAGCTCGGACTCAAAGACTCAGACGACTCATCAGGCACAGCAGCCCGGCAGCACGCCAGGAAACCAGCCGTAGTGCAAGTGTTCGAATGTGGATCAGCAGAGCCATCATAA
- the ankrd16 gene encoding ankyrin repeat domain-containing protein 16 isoform X1 yields MDEHTLKVLVKLTQEGQLSSLEKRITLGGSASAQTVSSKHFGRSGDTLLHYAARKGHLDIVEYLVKRVGVDVEVYNNDYKRPLHEAASMGHQACVSYLLREGAKVDSLKKADWTPLMMACTRRNLGVIQELLCRGADPALRNKDGWNSFHIACREGDPLVVQHLLLTAPDVWRTESNTRRTPLHTAAMHGCEEVVRILLERCVYTPDCTDSCGVTPFMDAVRNGHISVARLLLEKHQLASPTAADAVGAQAVHQVAVTGQEEALWFLVRDLNVDVNQKATDIQLTALHYAAKEGHTSTIHTLLELGADLHVRDRKGRTALHMACIGQHADAVRTLLQLGLKDSDDSSGTAARQHARKPAVVQVFECGSAEPS; encoded by the exons ATGGACGAACACACTTTAAAAGTGCTGGTGAAGCTCACTCAGGAGGGGCAGCTAAGCTCTCTGGAGAAACGTATAACTTTAGGGGGCTCGGCGTCGGCTCAGACTGTCAGCAGCAAACACTTTGGCCGGTCCGGGGACACTCTGCTGCACTACGCTGCCAGGAAGGGACACCTGGACATTGTGGAGTATCTAGTAAAGCGGGTAGGCGTGGATGTGGAGGTGTACAACAACGACTACAAGAGGCCGCTGCACGAGGCTGCTTCCATGGGCCACCAGGCTTGTGTCAGCTACCTGCTCCGGGAAGGAGCCAAGGTGGACAGTCTGAAGAAAGCTGACTG GACTCCCTTGATGATGGCCTGCACCCGGAGAAACCTCGGCGTGATCCAGGAGCTGCTGTGCCGTGGCGCCGACCCAGCCCTGAGAAACAAGGACGGCTGGAACTCCTTCCACATCGCCTGCAGGGAGGGCGACCCTCTGGTCGTACAGCACCTGCTTCTCACCGCGCCGGACGTCTGGAGGACGGAGAGCAACACGCGCAGAACTCCACTGcacactgcag CGATGCACGGCTGTGAGGAGGTTGTGAGGATCTTGCTGGAGAG ATGTGTCTACACCCCAGACTGCACGGACAGCTGTGGAGTCACTCCTTTCATGGACGCCGTCAGGAACGGACACATTTCTGTGGCCAGGCTGCTTCTAGAGAAGCACCAG CTGGCGTCTCCAACGGCCGCTGACGCAGTCGGGGCTCAGGCTGTGCACCAGGTGGCTGTCACCGGCCAGGAGGAGGCGCTGTGGTTCCTGGTGAGGGATCTAAACGTAGACGTGAATCAGAAGGCGACTGACATCCAGCTCACGGCCCTGCATTACGCTGCAAAG GAGGGCCACACGTCCACTATACATACACTGCTGGAGCTGGGGGCAGATCTTCATGTACGGGACAGAAAGGGAAGAactg CTCTCCATATGGCCTGCATCGGGCAGCATGCAGACGCCGTCAGGACACTCCTGCAGCTCGGACTCAAAGACTCAGACGACTCATCAGGCACAGCAGCCCGGCAGCACGCCAGGAAACCAGCCGTAGTGCAAGTGTTCGAATGTGGATCAGCAGAGCCATCATAA
- the ankrd16 gene encoding ankyrin repeat domain-containing protein 16 isoform X3: MDEHTLKVLVKLTQEGQLSSLEKRITLGGSASAQTVSSKHFGRSGDTLLHYAARKGHLDIVEYLVKRVGVDVEVYNNDYKRPLHEAASMGHQACVSYLLREGAKVDSLKKADWTPLMMACTRRNLGVIQELLCRGADPALRNKDGWNSFHIACREGDPLVVQHLLLTAPDVWRTESNTRRTPLHTAAMHGCEEVVRILLERCVYTPDCTDSCGVTPFMDAVRNGHISVARLLLEKHQLASPTAADAVGAQAVHQVAVTGQEEALWFLVRDLNVDVNQKATDIQLTALHYAAKEGHTSTIHTLLELGADLHVRDRKGRTAWR, from the exons ATGGACGAACACACTTTAAAAGTGCTGGTGAAGCTCACTCAGGAGGGGCAGCTAAGCTCTCTGGAGAAACGTATAACTTTAGGGGGCTCGGCGTCGGCTCAGACTGTCAGCAGCAAACACTTTGGCCGGTCCGGGGACACTCTGCTGCACTACGCTGCCAGGAAGGGACACCTGGACATTGTGGAGTATCTAGTAAAGCGGGTAGGCGTGGATGTGGAGGTGTACAACAACGACTACAAGAGGCCGCTGCACGAGGCTGCTTCCATGGGCCACCAGGCTTGTGTCAGCTACCTGCTCCGGGAAGGAGCCAAGGTGGACAGTCTGAAGAAAGCTGACTG GACTCCCTTGATGATGGCCTGCACCCGGAGAAACCTCGGCGTGATCCAGGAGCTGCTGTGCCGTGGCGCCGACCCAGCCCTGAGAAACAAGGACGGCTGGAACTCCTTCCACATCGCCTGCAGGGAGGGCGACCCTCTGGTCGTACAGCACCTGCTTCTCACCGCGCCGGACGTCTGGAGGACGGAGAGCAACACGCGCAGAACTCCACTGcacactgcag CGATGCACGGCTGTGAGGAGGTTGTGAGGATCTTGCTGGAGAG ATGTGTCTACACCCCAGACTGCACGGACAGCTGTGGAGTCACTCCTTTCATGGACGCCGTCAGGAACGGACACATTTCTGTGGCCAGGCTGCTTCTAGAGAAGCACCAG CTGGCGTCTCCAACGGCCGCTGACGCAGTCGGGGCTCAGGCTGTGCACCAGGTGGCTGTCACCGGCCAGGAGGAGGCGCTGTGGTTCCTGGTGAGGGATCTAAACGTAGACGTGAATCAGAAGGCGACTGACATCCAGCTCACGGCCCTGCATTACGCTGCAAAG GAGGGCCACACGTCCACTATACATACACTGCTGGAGCTGGGGGCAGATCTTCATGTACGGGACAGAAAGGGAAGAactg CTTGGAGGTGA
- the gdi2 gene encoding rab GDP dissociation inhibitor beta: MNEEYDVIVLGTGLTECILSGIMSVKGKKVLHMDRNSYYGAESASITPLEDLYKRFSLPGKPLESMGKGRDWNVDLIPKFLMANGQLVRMLLITKVTQYLDFKVIEGSFVYKGTKIHKVPSTEAEALSSSLMGLFEKRRFKNFLQFISNFDENNPKTMEGLDPQKTPMRSIFEKFKLGQEVMDFTGHSLALYRTDDYLDQPCIETINRIKLYSESLARYGKSPYLYPLYGLGELPQGFARLSAIYGGTYMLNKPIDEIVVENGKVVGVKSEGEIARCKQLICDPSYAMDRATKVGQVIRVICIMNHPIANTNDINSCQIIIPQNQVNRKHDIYVCMISSAHNVAAGGKYIAIVSTTVETADPEKEIQPALDLLLPIEQKFVCVSDQFAPTDMGTDSQIFISRTYDATTHFETTCDDIKDIYKRMTGSEFDFAEMERKKQDTFGDAVE, encoded by the exons atgaatgaagaaTACGACGTTATCGTCCTGGGCACCGGACTCACG GAATGCATTTTATCAGGCATCATGTCAGTGAAGGGGAAGAAGGTTCTGCACATGGACCGTAACTCCTACTATGGAGCTGAGAGTGCCTCCATCACGCCTCTTGAAGAT CTCTACAAGCGCTTCAGCCTTCCGGGCAAACCTCTTGAATCAATGGGAAAAGGCCGGGATTGGAACGTGGACCTCATCCCTAAATTCCTTATGGCCAACg GTCAGCTGGTGCGCATGCTGCTGATCACAAAGGTGACTCAGTACCTGGATTTCAAAGTGATTGAGGGCAGCTTTGTGTACAAGGGGACCAAAATCCATAAAGTCCCCTCTACTGAGGCTGAGGCTCTGTCATCAA GTCTGATGGGGTTATTTGAGAAACGGCGCTTCAAAAACTTCCTTCAGTTCATCTCCAACTTCGATGAGAACAACCCCAAAACCATGGAAGGCCTCGACCCCCAAAAGACACCTATGAGGTCCATTTTTGAGAAGTTTAAATTGGGCCAGGAGGTCATGGACTTCACCGGCCACTCCCTCGCCCTCTACCGTACAGACGA TTACCTGGATCAACCTTGCATCGAAACAATAAACAGGATCAAGCTTTACAGTGAGTCTCTGGCCAGATATGGCAAGAGCCCATACCTGTACCCACTGTACGGCCTGGGAGAGCTGCCACAAGGGTTTGCCAG GCTGAGTGCCATCTACGGCGGGACGTACATGTTGAACAAGCCCATAGATGAGATCGTGGTGGAGAATGGGAAGGTGGTGGGAGTCAAGTCTGAGGGAGAG ATCGCCAGGTGCAAGCAGCTGATCTGCGACCCCAGCTACGCTATGGATCGGGCCACCAAAGTGGGTCAGGTGATCAGAGTGATCTGCATCATGAATCACCCCATCGCCAACACTAACGACATCAACTCTTGCCAGATCATCATCCCTCAGAATCAGGTCAACAGGAAGCATG ACATCTACGTTTGTATGATCTCCTCTGCTCACAATGTGGCCGCAGGAGGTAAATATATCGCTATCGTCAGCACCACAGTGGAGACAGCCGACCCTGAGAAGGAGATCCAGCCAGCCCTGGACCTGCTTCTGCCCATCGAGCAGAAGTTTGTCTGTGTTAGTGACCAGTTTGCACCCACTGACATGGGCACCGACAGCCAG ATTTTCATCTCCCGTACATATGATGCCACAACTCACTTTGAGACCACCTGTGACGACATCAAAGACATCTACAAGAGGATGACGGGCTCAGAATTTGACTTTGCCGAGATGGAGCGCAAGAAGCAGGACACCTTCGGTGACGCCGTAGAGTAG
- the LOC115028605 gene encoding ankyrin repeat and SOCS box protein 13-like, whose protein sequence is MEIENAIPYFFGDIGCWSERTEVHKAASLGQTSQLQHLIQSGASVNIVAVDSITPLHEACLRGEAQCVRLLLDAGAQVDARNVDGSTPLCDACSAGSLECVRLLLDHGAKSNPALTSHTASPLHEACMGGKSDCVKLLISMGACLEAYDIYYGTPLHVACAKQHTDCVKVLLNAGAKVNAARLHETPLHHAAKSMQVEMVEILVEFGANVYARDQHDRKPVDYTTPGSPSATCLQFYETTPMNLQQLSRLAVRTKLETRALKVIGQLNVPKLIISYLCYQ, encoded by the exons atggAAATTGAAAATGCTATTCCATATTTCTTTGGAGACATCG gctgctggtcagagaggacagaggtgcACAAGGCGGCGTCTCTCGGCCAGACCTCACAGCTGCAGCATCTCATCCAAAGCGGAGCTTCAGTCAACATCGTGGCGGTGGACTCCATCACACCGCTGCACGAGGCCTGCCTCCGCGGAGAGGCCCAGTGTGTCCGGCTGCTGCTGGACGCTGGAGCTCAG GTGGACGCGAGGAATGTAGACGGGAGCACGCCGCTGTGTGACGCCTGCTCGGCAGGTAGTTTGGAGTGTGTTAGACTCTTGCTGGATCACGGCGCCAAGAGCAACCCTGCCCTCACCTCCCACACGGCCTCGCCCCTCCACGAGGCCTGCATGGGAG GCAAGTCAGACTGTGTGAAGCTCCTGATTTCCATGGGTGCTTGTCTGGAGGCGTACGATATTTACTACGGGACCCCGCTACATGTGGCTTGTGCTAAGCAACACACGGACTGTGTTAAAGTGCTGCTCAACGCAG GTGCTAAAGTGAATGCTGCCCGGCTACACGAGACTCCGCTGCACCACGCTGCCAAAAGCATGCAGGTTGAGATGGTGGAGATACTGGTGGAGTTCGGAGCCAACGTCTACGCCCGAGATCAGCACGACAGGAAACCTGTGGATTACACGACACCAGGCTCTCCCTCTGCAACCTGCCTGCAGTTTTATGAAA CCACCCCCATgaacctgcagcagctcagcaggTTGGCAGTGAGGACGAAGCTGGAAACCAGAGCTCTGAAGGTCATAGGTCAACTGAATGTACCGAAACTCATCATCAGCTACCTCTGCTATCAGTGA